In Scleropages formosus chromosome 18, fSclFor1.1, whole genome shotgun sequence, one DNA window encodes the following:
- the pou3f1 gene encoding POU domain, class 3, transcription factor 1, with amino-acid sequence MATTAQYMPRNNSLPSNPLMHPDSDRMHQGTTYREVQKMMHHEYLQGLAATNSGHPMSLTHHQWLPTSSTDWTSGSHIGQPEHSKSSVQASREDLSGGFHHRSHLVHQQAQNSHHGSWAPATSHHLSPLSPASNGHQSLVYSQPGYTNLNAMLSPQPSSLHHGMRDALHEDAGSHDNQMESPQQPFGHHQDHSDEDAPSSDDLEQFAKQFKQRRIKLGFTQADVGLALGTLYGNVFSQTTICRFEALQLSFKNMCKLKPLLNKWLEETDSNTGSPTNLDKIAAQGRKRKKRTSIEVGVKGALENHFLKCPKPSAHEITTLAGTLQLEKEVVRVWFCNRRQKEKRMTPVGVPHPSMEDVYSQAETPPLHHTLQSPVQ; translated from the coding sequence ATGGCTACCACAGCTCAGTACATGCCTCGGAATAACTCCTTGCCTTCCAATCCGCTCATGCACCCGGATTCGGACAGGATGCACCAGGGGACGACTTACAGAGAGGTGCAGAAGATGATGCACCACGAGTACTTGCAGGGACTGGCGGCCACCAACAGTGGCCACCCGATGAGCCTCACGCAccaccagtggctgcccacctccaGCACCGACTGGACCAGCGGGAGCCACATCGGACAGCCCGAGCACAGCAAGTCCAGCGTGCAGGCGAGCAGGGAGGACCTGAGCGGCGGTTTCCACCACAGGTCGCACCTGGTCCACCAGCAGGCGCAGAACAGCCACCACGGCTCGTGGGCGCCCGCCACGAGCCACCACTTGTCACCGCTGTCCCCTGCCTCCAATGGCCACCAGTCGCTAGTGTACTCGCAGCCGGGCTACACGAACCTCAACGCCATGCTGAGCCCGCAGCCGTCCTCCCTGCACCACGGCATGAGGGACGCGCTCCACGAGGACGCGGGTAGCCATGACAACCAGATGGAATCCCCGCAGCAGCCCTTCGGCCACCATCAGGACCACTCGGACGAAGACGCGCCCAGCTCCGACGACCTGGAGCAGTTCGCCAAGCAGTTCAAGCAGCGGCGGATCAAGCTGGGCTTCACGCAGGCGGACGTGGGCTTGGCCCTGGGGACCCTCTACGGCAACGTGTTCTCGCAGACCACCATCTGCAGGTTCGAGGCGCTGCAGCTCAGCTTCAAGAACATGTGCAAGCTGAAGCCGCTGCTGAACAAGTGGCTGGAGGAGACAGACTCCAACACGGGCAGCCCCACCAACTTGGACAAGATCGCCGCGCAGGGCAGGAAACGAAAGAAAAGGACCTCCATCGAGGTGGGGGTGAAAGGGGCGCTTGAGAACCACTTCTTAAAGTGCCCCAAGCCCTCGGCGCACGAGATCACCACCCTGGCTGGAACtctgcagctggagaaggaggtggtCCGGGTTTGGTTTTGCAACagaagacagaaagagaaaaggatGACTCCGGTGGGGGTCCCTCACCCAAGCATGGAGGATGTATATTCACAGGCGGAGACGCCCCCGCTCCATCACACGCTGCAGAGCCCCGTCCAGTGA